A window of the Myxocyprinus asiaticus isolate MX2 ecotype Aquarium Trade chromosome 11, UBuf_Myxa_2, whole genome shotgun sequence genome harbors these coding sequences:
- the LOC127448303 gene encoding telomere-associated protein RIF1-like isoform X8 has product MMAAVPLSSASLLPLLECLEDATAGLSEQTDAYITIANHLNGGEGQQFLPVVVKHFARLSKVLLVHISSESEDLCQAALQALGFCVFHSHIVSVIPANVSEEILSTLCNVVVNSKEKFTCTRALWVISKQNFPPEVVAKKAPEILKSLEAMQTREVQSILIDHESLNVIIRLLEQAPPQMAAGAVCWAKLVVPLVVHSAHKVRFRAAAALELGMPLLLEKQQEVAAIVEPMMSSTLIPEMQKLFASKNEMNMLKLWPLFVRLLGKLLHKGGAFINSLLYLEELGFRSSSPNIKKIAFIAWKSLIDNFALNPDILCSNKRLKLLMQPLSSIHVRIEALLLTKLEVWWYLTVKLGPNLAANFEQVGIPLLHSTLPTDSPLQSPATPARTPNPSNGTPNTPKSGIPSCSTPNTTPRMNLNSSAQAVQSYCSIQLLGLEMLLQWLLGPEVTSTAAKENLQLSLEPLTHPLLTSPSSFSRHASILISAARDGFIAVGKHAPEALLNLVWSSLIGFVSATIEAGNKKERQGSEVLTFLLQALQSILSSVVLPPERALLLLEATVKGIPPKVLGSAAYQVANMDVLNGTPALFLILLFYNSSQLSSFLEDERFFTSLEILVSCGFCGPTSPLAFGEAVLGAISGSVEAVKNKKQLWRMWSMVVTPLTDTITQTNEVNQGDALEHNFSAIHSALMFPVIHLLPSSALPQTTQKTMISMWSKLYKAFARCSALVATAEENVCCEELCAKISASLYGDALKSLSMLDAIANVLLIITESMDFSPYTPQFQQKMKSPHTPLSWVRKRNKALGNFSTFHALLMQTLEAFLALDLSETSAEPTSGLCLTLISILSILFTNITLPTFIQEVLSTITKPLACFFEQFSSFDEQSNHSAALLGAKLEKLAADLLGCLQTHSTLYDDELLAVLSPLLCVLFPHKSKQIRTVVTQFWNATFGNVLTLIYPEALRAVLNQAKEKTPLILPGFKAVDTPDDCSEPYLMFSGQSESSQLDPQVSGVKVTSVGKRNSLLSRAENLKERSSVTKPVSVKLDFGSPKPLRCEAIEEEASVDFVFIPPETKERVLTEHQKEVKRTKRAAIPALYNNLDASLDTADFTQYSPSQEESMEKFITDEKDLLTEEDKVQLKEVATIEDPTADVKVSQDATRSDLETPEKAKMQSLSRDVSVDDVSGHEKSGLEETSPNVSSSSDMITGTPPQPNSRRQSFITLEKYVEGKPSSPAGVTFTGPFTRKSNRLDSSKALLTSPNSSLASETQIMKEDSQKISSAELSSQNEEERIEAKDDIKSTNSHPCKGTDEEENDMVPDTQTQVSNEKEMLDIKNSPVFKANVEDTSSKESEKASLEGDSQTLPDSQTDINSSQEPRRSGRRRSRPLRPGEDPVARELKSQSPEKNQVAELKNAQKPTLAPTASTNSTLPGRSRKSKILEESKAEGDQLKNKGVKGELSQTDSQISSAESSKALSQRIGMCGNKETESSHERSPVTRSDSQSKERLSPLNEPESLSPGRPMRKTRMSSANLEGFKEKKEADENTQNDSQNAASASRKRISHPPVSDIEAHSQQIGRLRRTRRSAPPEVVEMTISQTKDKSATYEQKGQELSERDSQTLTMVKSRSLRRKNTEEDISTSGDATSTFSMNPEHSQTEDLSETPDSSEGQGRYRTRRSSKVLLAPSDKTESENSDSRDNGPRPKKRPRNQQTTDMLKVPEMVLDKDDVNARSDVSVEISTSQNGPDPETSLDISVSDTKELEQKDEEEVPATENVVQEQSQTDTELRMEMDADKKDMACTSISQKAEGEETKSALQNSSLVTEDLKVKTEVLHKCPHTRGQGRGRRRSRNCNCFKNRGLYSQDIDSQDLNNEQVPLDINGLTSQSEQSSPTSLPEGDKCTADAGVIPDADIPNQVPSEVLSSESPITKLGDIVSQLSHAEERSNLNLSKPTDNSIKELVEVQEVKMDQFEDLGCGGSQKDIEGEDSSENASVSQEPLQSSTPQDTSPSKGHPVEDAPTCQEQLESAHVQQEDAVLPADKESEGLMVPEKKELILSENSNKAQTLDKYAPLVEKDCEDTQIYNQDLLADVQEIASDSLKESSVPSQSSTSEVCLDSPHKPKPLDAISGELEPGQSPSRSRTRVWSPSASPSTSILKKGQKRTCDEGTPSPLFKSRRVSFATPIYHQELADDIDRRSPVVRTSSPRSKVLSGQSKYITTPTKGCSILSPRNLRSPGFKSSKKCLISEMSQEPRPIAKDCVFPALVGCSAPVEAVLPQISSNM; this is encoded by the exons ATGATGGCAGCAGTGCCTTTATCCAGTGCCAGCCTCCTTCCTCTTCTGGAGTGTCTGGAGGATGCTACAGCCGGGCTGTCAGAGCAGACAGATGCCTACATCACCATAGCAAA CCATCTCAATGGAGGGGAAGGACAacagtttctgcctgtagttgTAAAGCATTTTGCACGTCTCAGTAAAGTCCTTCTG gttCACATCTCCAGTGAGAGTGAGGACCTGTGTCAAGCTGCACTGCAGGCCCTGGGCTTCTGTGTCTTCCACTCTCACATTGTTTCAGTTATCCCAG CAAATGTTTCAGAAGAGATACTTTCTACGCTTTGTAATGTTGTGGTAAATTCCAAAGAAAAATTTACATGCACTCGAGCTTTATGGGTTATTTCAAAACAGAATTTCCCTCCAGAGGTGGTGGCCAAAAAG GCCCCAGAGATTCTCAAGAGCCTGGAGGCCATGCAAACCAGAGAAGTACAGTCCATCCTCATTGATCACGAGTCGCTCAATGTTATCATAAG ATTGTTGGAGCAGGCTCCCCCTCAGATGGCTGCTGGAGCCGTGTGCTGGGCCAAGCTGGTTGTTCCTCTGGTGGTTCACTCGGCCCATAAAGTGCGCTTTCGTGCGGCAGCAGCCCTGGAGCTGGGCATGCCTCTTCTTCTGGAGAAACAGCAGGAGGTTGCAGCCATTGTAGAGCCAATGATGTCCTCT ACTCTCATCCCTGAAATGCAGAAACTGTTCGCTTCAAAAAATGAGATGAATATGCTGAAGTTGTGGCCCTTATTTGTGAGGCTTCTGGGGAAG TTGCTCCACAAAGGCGGTGCTTTCATTAACTCATTGTTATATTTAGAGGAGTTAGGTTTCCGCAGCTCCTCTCCCAATATTAAGAAGATTGCCTTCATAGCTTGGAAGAGCCTTATTGACAACTTTGCCCTTAATCCAG ATATCCTGTGCAGCAACAAGCGTCTGAAGCTTCTCATGCAGCCCCTCAGCTCCATCCACGTCAGGATTGAAGCTCTTTTGCTCACTAAGCTGGAGGTGTGGTGGTATCTCACGGTCAAGCTTGGGCCCAACCTGGCTGCTAACTTTGAGCAG GTTGGCATACCGCTGCTGCACAGCACGCTTCCTACTGATTCTCCACTGCAGTCCCCAGCTACACCCGCTAGAACCCCTAACCCAAGTAATGGTACACCTAACACACCTAAATCAG GTATTCCATCTTGTAGCACTCCGAACACTACTCCTCGTATGAATCTGAACAGCAGTGCGCAAGCAGTGCAGTCCTATTGCTCCATTCAGCTACTAGGGCTGGAGATGCTTCTGCAGTGGCTCTTGGGTCCAGAAGTCACAAGCACTGCTGCCAAAGAAAACCTTCAGCTCAGTCTGG aGCCCCTGACTCACCCACTCCTTACCAGCCCCTCATCCTTCAGTAGACATGCCTCTATCCTCATTTCAGCAGCCAGAGATGGCTTCATTGCTGTGGGAAAACATGCTCCAG AAGCACTTCTCAATCTTGTTTGGAGCAGCCTCATTGGTTTTGTCAGTGCAACAATAGAAGCTG GTAATAAGAAGGAGCGGCAGGGTTCAGAGGTCCTCACCTTTCTTCTACAGGCTCTACAGTCCATCCTGTCCTCAGTTGTTCTGCCTCCTGAGCGTGCTCTG CTTTTGTTGGAAGCCACAGTTAAGGGAATACCTCCGAAAGTGCTTGGTTCTGCAGCCTATCAAGTGGCAAACATGGATGTGTTGAAT GGTACACCAGCACTTTTTCTAATACTGCTTTTCTACAACAGTAGCCAGCTCTCATCATTTCTTGAAGACGAGAG ATTTTTCACAAGCCTGGAAATCCTTGTAAGTTGTGGGTTTTGTGGACCGACATCCCCCCTGGCTTTTGGAGAAGCTGTTTTAGGAGCAATTAGTGGGAGTGTGGAGGCTGTTAAGAACAAGAAGCAGCTCTGGAGAATGTGGAGTATGGTGGTTACCCCTCTGACTGACACCATCACTCAG ACCAATGAAGTGAATCAAGGAGATGCTTTGGAGCACAATTTCAGCGCCATTCACAGTGCCTTGATGTTCCCAGTCATTCACCTGTTGCCTAGTTCAGCCCTACCTCAA ACAACCCAAAAGACCATGATCAGTATGTGGTCCAAGCTTTATAAGGCTTTTGCCCGCTGCTCGGCTTTGGTAGCCACCGCAGAGGAGAATGTGTGCTGTGAAGAGCTGTGTGCCAAGATCTCTGCCTCTCTTTATGGTGATGCTCTGAAA agtctCTCTATGTTAGATGCAATAGCTAATGTCTTGCTGATCATCACAGAGAGTATGGACTTCTCTCCTTACACCCCACAGTTCCAGCAGAAGATGAAAT CTCCTCACACACCCTTGAGTTGGGTACGGAAAAGAAACAAAGCCCTGGGGAATTTCTCGACCTTCCATGCTCTCCTGATGCAGACTCTCGAAGCATTTCTTGCTTTGGACCTATCAGAAACATCTGCAGAGCCCACTAGTGGGCTTTGCTTGACGTTGATCTCTATTTTGTCAATTCTTTTTACTAACATCACACTGCCCACATTCATACAAGAAGTGCTCTCAACCATCACCAAACCACTCGCATGTTTTTTTGAACAATTCTCCAG TTTTGATGAACAGTCAAATCACAGTGCAGCACTACTAGGAGCCAAG TTAGAGAAACTGGCTGCAGACCTGCTTGGCTGTCTTCAGACACACTCAACTCTGTATGACGATGAGCTGCTTGCTGTGTTGTCGCCCTTGCTTTGTGTGCTTTTCCCACACAAGAGCAAGCAAATTCGCACTGTGGTCACTCAGTTTTGGAATGCCACGTTTGGAAATGTGCTCACATTGATTTACCCTGAGGCTCTAAG GGCTGTTTTAAATCAGGCTAAGGAGAAGACTCCATTGATATTACCTGGATTTAAAGCTGTTGATACCCCAGATGATTGCAGTGAACCGTATTTG ATGTTCTCTGGTCAGAGTGAGAGTTCTCAGCTGGACCCTCAGGTCAGTGGTGTAAAGGTGACCTCTGTGGGAAAGAGGAATTCTCTTTTGTCTAGGGCAGAAAATCTGAAAGAAAGAAGCTCTGTAACTAAGCCTGTGTCT GTGAAACTGGATTTTGGATCCCCCAAGCCTTTGAGGTGTGAAGCTATTGAGGAGGAGGCATCAgtggattttgtttttattccacCTGAAACAAAGGAGAGAGTGCTGACTGAGCACCAGAAAGAGGTCAAAAGGACTAAAAG GGCTGCCATTCCTGCTTTGTACAATAATCTGGATGCCTCCCTTGACACCGCAGACTTTACACAATACTCTCCAAGTCAGGAGGAATCCAT GGAAAAATTTATAACAGATGAAAAAGATCTACTTACGGAAGAAGATAAGGTTCAGCTGAAG GAGGTTGCCACAATTGAGGATCCAACCGCAGACGTTAAAGTATCCCAAGATGCCACCAGATCAGACCTAGAAACACCAGAGAAAGCTAAGATGCAATCGCTATCTAGAGATGTCTCAGTGGATGATGTGAGTGGTCATGAGAAAAGTGGATTAGAGGAGACCAGCCCTAATGTTTCAAGTTCATCTGATATGATAACAGGTACACCTCCTCAACCCAACAGCAGGCGTCAGTCTTTTATAACTTTAGAGAAATATGTTGAGGGGAAGCCATCTAGTCCCGCCGGTGTTACGTTTACTGGTCCATTCACTCGGAAATCAAATAGACTGGATTCTTCAAAGGCATTGCTGACCAGTCCTAATTCCTCTTTGGCCTCAGAAACTCAGATTATGAAGGAGGACTCTCAAAAGATTAGCAGTGCTGAGCTATCCTCTCAAAATGAGGAAGAACGCATAGAGGCAAAAGATGACATTAAGTCAACAAATAGTCATCCTTGTAAAGGCACAGATGAGGAAGAGAATGACATGGTCCCAGATACCCAGACCCAAGTATCTAATGAGAAAGAAATGTTGGATATTAAGAACAGTCCTGTGTTCAAAGCCAATGTGGAGGACACAAGTTCCAAGGAATCTGAAAAAGCCTCTCTTGAGGGAGATTCACAGACTCTTCCTGATTCTCAAACTGATATTAACTCTAGTCAAGAACCAAGAAGGTCAGGCAGACGTCGAAGTCGACCTCTTCGCCCAGGAGAGGATCCAGTGGCGAGGGAGCTGAAGAGCCAATCGCCAGAGAAAAATCAGGTTGCAGAGCTGAAAAATGCACAGAAGCCCACATTAGCTCCTACTGCATCAACAAATAGCACTTTGCCTGGAAGAAGCAGAAAAAGTAAGATTCTTGAGGAGAGTAAAGCTGAAGGTGACCAGCTAAAGAATAAAGGGGTAAAAGGAGAGCTTAGCCAAACTGATTCACAGATTTCCTCTGCAGAGTCTTCTAAGGCACTTTCACAGAGAATAGGTATGTGTGGGAATAAAGAAACTGAGTCTTCTCATGAGAGGTCTCCTGTAACTCGATCTGATAGCCAGTCTAAAGAGAGACTGTCACCTCTTAATGAGCCTGAGAGTCTGTCACCAGGTAGACCTATGAGGAAGACTAGAATGAGCAGTGCCAATCTTGAGggatttaaagaaaagaaagaggcAGATGAAAACACCCAGAATGATTCTCAAAATGCAGCATCCGCTTCGAGAAAGAGAATTTCACATCCACCGGTTTCCGATATAGAGGCTCATAGCCAACAAATTGGCAGGTTACGAAGAACAAGGAGATCTGCCCCACCGGAAGTAGTAGAGATGACCATTTCACAGACCAAAGATAAGTCAGCAACTTATGAACAAAAAGGGCAAGAATTGAGCGAGAGAGACTCCCAAACACTAACAATGGTAAAGAGCAGATCTTTAAGAAGGAAAAACACAGAGGAAGATATAAGCACTAGTGGAGATGCCACTTCAACTTTTTCCATGAATCCTGAGCATTCGCAGACCGAGGACTTAAGTGAGACACCAGATTCCTCTGAAGGACAGGGTAGATACAGAACTCGAAGATCGTCTAAAGTTTTGCTGGCCCCTTCTGACAAAACAGAGTCTGAAAACTCTGATAGCAGGGACAATGGACCAAGGCCTAAAAAGAGGCCACGGAATCAACAAACCACTGACATGCTCAAAGTTCCTGAGATGGTTCTGGATAAGGATGATGTTAATGCTCGTTCTGACGTTTCAGTGGAGATCTCTACGTCACAGAATGGGCCTGATCCTGAAACTAGTTTGGATATTTCAGTCAGTGACACCAAAGAACTTGAACAAAAAGATGAGGAAGAGGTCCCTGCAACTGAGAATGTAGTACAAGAACAGAGTCAAACTGACACCGAATTAAGAATGGAAATGGATGCAGATAAAAAGGATATGGCCTGTACATCTATCAGTCAGAAAGCTGAGGGTGAAGAAACAAAGTCGGCTTTACAGAACAGCTCATTGGTAACTGAAGATTTAAAGGTGAAAACAGAAGTTTTGCATAAATGCCCACATACCAGAGGGCAGGGCCGTGGACGTAGACGATCAAGAAACTGTAACTGCTTTAAAAATCGCGGCCTGTACTCGCAGGACATTGACTCACAGGATCTGAACAATGAACAGGTTCCACTTGATATTAATGGCCTGACATCCCAATCGGAGCAGTCCAGTCCTACATCTTTACCAGAGGGAGACAAATGCACTGCAGATGCAGGTGTTATCCCAGATGCTGACATACCTAATCAAGTCCCATCTGAGGTTTTGTCTTCTGAAAGCCCTATTACAAAGCTTGGTGATATTGTTTCTCAGTTGTCTCATGCAGAGGAAAGATCAAACCTAAATTTATCAAAACCAACGGATAACTCGATCAAAGAGCTTGTTGAAGTCCAGGAAGTAAAGATGGACCAGTTTGAGGATTTAGGGTGTGGAGGCAGTCAAAAGGACATAGAGGGAGAGGATAGTTCAGAAAACGCATCAGTAAGTCAGGAACCACTTCAGAGTTCAACACCTCAAGACACATCTCCAAGCAAAGGTCATCCAGTGGAAGATGCACCTACATGTCAAGAGCAGCTGGAGTCTGCCCATGTCCAGCAAGAGGATGCAGTTTTGCCTGCAGATAAGGAAAGTGAAGGCCTTATGGTTCCAGAGAAAAAGGAGCTCATATTGTCAGAAAACTCAAATAAAGCACAGACGCTTGACAAATATGCTCCACTTGTTGAGAAAGATTGTGAAGACACCCAGATATACAACCAAGATCTTCTTGCTGATGTACAAGAAATTGCCTCTGATTCTCTTAAAGAGTCATCTGTGCCTTCACAGAGTAGTACCTCTGAAGTCTGCTTAGATTCTCCACACAAACCTAAACCTTTAGACGCTATCAGTGGTGAGCTGGAGCCTGGCCAGAGCCCGAGTAGAAGTAGAACTCGTGTATGGTCGCCATCTGCCTCTCCATCCACCAGCATTCTAAAGAAGGGACAGAAGAGAACGTGTGATGAGGGTActccctctcctctttttaaG TCTCGTCGAGTGTCCTTTGCAACTCCAATTTACCATCAAGAATTAGCTGATGACATTGATCGACGTAGTCCTGTTGTTCGCACCAGCTCACCTAGGTCAAAAGTCTTGAGTGGACAGTCAAAG TATATCACTACACCTACGAAAGGCTGTTCAATCCTTAGCCCACGTAACCTCCGTAGCCCTGGATTCAAAAGTTCTAAAAAATGCCTG ATTTCAGAGATGAGCCAGGAACCACGACCTATTGCTAAGGATTGTGTTTTTCCTGCACTGGTTGGCTGCTCTGCTCCTGTAGAGGCTGTTTTACCACAGATATCATCCAACATGTG A